A genomic stretch from Dyella sp. M7H15-1 includes:
- a CDS encoding MASE1 domain-containing protein, whose amino-acid sequence MLKSITANRWLLQVVVFVGYGVAFAFLRPYANSLWMVTCGLRLASLLLLPYRYWPTLALAEVGPLVYQNDEYRDQFGATWMALNSIPPILYAMPVVWWCKDKLSLFPSKRIVKVNALLTCVVAASAMWTIATFTVLITVVQPVHTPHPYAFRPLDVVQIFLGKYTGILTFVPLALAIKLQKPASLHAHLLRLAHSRLTLETTMLLLPTLAMLVWTNYRASADAQQVIRMAMFLPVAWLTMKHGWRAAAVGITLVMACIFVEMTVEHNVIGVIGAQAFIAFAATCLFALGARITVQNAAEEQEHLDAKAAVKLAQQGLYQCEVRMRQAAQALEQIGGTVQLTQTRLLNRFKHMLPMTEGQNYYRQAAATQHQMYRLAESMHPTAWRERGLPAALRETIGRSLDEAGLAYRFEMKGRGLSLLSPGVHAAIYRLVCEAVVYICEQSSWTTITISLRGGLTHGQRWAVLRMTGMDCADDLDDLAHKKSKHQQLALKLGANGLGVAAMRDHVRLYDGELHIRTSQDNYLMTALLHDASQQVRDSHATSPALELYIR is encoded by the coding sequence ATGCTGAAGTCAATCACTGCGAACAGATGGCTACTGCAAGTTGTAGTCTTTGTGGGGTATGGGGTGGCCTTTGCATTCCTTCGACCATATGCAAACAGCCTCTGGATGGTAACTTGCGGGCTTCGCCTAGCCAGCCTGTTGCTATTGCCATATCGCTATTGGCCGACGCTGGCCCTCGCGGAAGTAGGTCCGCTCGTCTATCAAAATGACGAATACCGGGATCAGTTTGGCGCTACCTGGATGGCGCTCAACTCGATTCCACCGATTCTGTACGCCATGCCCGTGGTTTGGTGGTGCAAAGACAAACTTTCACTTTTCCCTTCAAAACGGATCGTGAAAGTCAATGCATTGCTCACCTGTGTCGTCGCGGCATCTGCCATGTGGACCATCGCCACCTTTACGGTATTGATAACTGTCGTACAACCCGTCCATACGCCTCATCCCTATGCCTTTCGCCCCCTCGATGTCGTGCAGATATTCCTGGGCAAATACACAGGCATCCTCACCTTCGTGCCGCTGGCCCTGGCCATCAAGCTGCAGAAACCGGCGTCGCTGCATGCCCATCTGCTTCGCCTTGCCCACAGTCGCCTGACCCTGGAAACAACCATGTTGTTGCTTCCTACGCTGGCCATGCTGGTGTGGACCAACTATCGAGCCTCCGCAGATGCTCAACAAGTCATTCGCATGGCGATGTTCCTGCCTGTCGCCTGGCTCACCATGAAGCATGGCTGGCGTGCTGCGGCGGTAGGCATAACGCTGGTCATGGCTTGCATCTTTGTCGAAATGACCGTAGAGCACAACGTCATCGGCGTAATCGGCGCGCAAGCCTTCATTGCTTTCGCCGCGACATGCCTGTTTGCGCTGGGCGCACGCATCACGGTACAAAACGCCGCCGAGGAACAGGAACATCTCGACGCCAAAGCCGCCGTGAAGCTAGCGCAACAAGGCCTGTATCAGTGTGAAGTACGCATGCGACAGGCTGCCCAGGCACTGGAGCAGATCGGCGGCACCGTGCAATTGACACAAACGCGCCTACTCAACCGTTTCAAGCACATGCTGCCGATGACCGAAGGGCAAAATTACTACCGGCAAGCCGCAGCGACACAACATCAGATGTATCGGCTCGCGGAATCCATGCACCCGACGGCCTGGCGGGAACGCGGATTACCCGCCGCACTGCGTGAAACGATCGGCCGTAGCCTGGATGAAGCCGGCCTGGCGTATCGCTTCGAAATGAAAGGGCGCGGACTGAGCCTGCTCTCACCAGGCGTGCATGCCGCTATTTACCGCCTGGTGTGCGAAGCGGTGGTCTACATCTGCGAGCAGAGTTCCTGGACAACCATCACGATATCCCTGCGTGGTGGCTTGACTCATGGACAGCGCTGGGCCGTGTTACGCATGACAGGCATGGATTGCGCGGATGACCTGGACGACCTCGCGCATAAAAAATCGAAGCACCAGCAGTTGGCATTGAAGCTGGGGGCAAATGGGCTTGGCGTAGCTGCCATGCGGGACCACGTTCGCCTCTATGACGGCGAACTGCACATCCGTACATCACAGGACAACTACCTGATGACCGCACTGCTACACGATGCAAGCCAGCAAGTGCGGGATTCGCACGCGACGTCTCCCGCACTCGAACTCTATATCCGCTGA
- a CDS encoding H-NS histone family protein: MAIDLTSLSPKELKALIANAESKMQEARASQVQEVRKKIDAILSTSGLTLADVYPAHGGKGGKGGKRGAVAPKYRNPEDPSQTWTGRGKRPLWFAAALKRRGVTAESLLITGGRRTKAAPAKKASKKATRRRVKRR; the protein is encoded by the coding sequence ATGGCGATTGATCTCACATCCCTTTCTCCCAAAGAACTCAAGGCACTCATCGCAAACGCCGAATCAAAGATGCAGGAAGCGAGGGCTAGCCAGGTCCAAGAAGTCAGAAAGAAGATTGACGCAATACTCAGCACCTCCGGCCTCACGCTCGCAGATGTCTATCCTGCTCATGGTGGCAAAGGTGGCAAAGGTGGCAAGCGTGGTGCCGTAGCGCCGAAGTATCGCAACCCGGAAGACCCCAGCCAGACCTGGACGGGTCGCGGCAAGCGCCCACTATGGTTTGCGGCCGCACTCAAGCGCCGCGGCGTCACCGCGGAAAGCCTTCTGATTACTGGCGGTAGAAGGACCAAGGCAGCGCCCGCGAAGAAAGCCTCCAAGAAGGCCACGCGCAGGAGGGTCAAGCGGCGCTGA
- the rapA gene encoding RNA polymerase-associated protein RapA — protein MFLPGQRWISTAEPELGLGTVLRVEGRGVQVLFAKSGVLRPYAVDSAPLVRAEFRAGQRVAGKGIAFLVERIEEREGLLVYRGEGRELHEGQLDDEQSVSQADDRLIGGRTDPVHHFELRLEGLKRRAQARCSPSWGLGAARIGLVPHQLRVASIAASRHPPRILLADEVGLGKTIEAGIIIARQIATGRVSRVLVLLPDTLVYQWFVELLRRFNLSFAIYDEERCEAVEPSDGDHNPFDDEQLIIADFSFLEHSPKRASQLLDAHWDLLVVDEAHHLAWTPEAASPRYTLVEQLAATTPGVLLLTATPEQLGRSGHFARLRLLDPQRYHDLDLYLAESERFKLLSHIADKLLERTPLEPAELEQLRNAFEGDAVLQVCLADTTKPEHSRDLVAALIDRHGTGRSMFRNRRASIGGFPKRMPEWELIDATPLDDNTRQALLAEFHADIQQPVPVIEVDYTDDPRVDTLVALLERHPQDKFLLICRSQAKVLALEEALRTRTGAGIARFHEGLGIVQRDRNAAYFAQADGARLLICSEIGSEGRNFQFAHRLVLWDLPLDPDLLEQRIGRLDRIGQKHDIGIHIITATDSAQHVLARWYHEGVDAFRTSPADGRELLRRFGEPLARLADEHARGDDQRDQELDVLLTETRASHEQMAELIRAGRDHLLELAASRDPHADELAQAFRREDDNPSRDAFQQRLLESFGIQAEELGGKVVLLDPQYLSTDALPGFAEGPMSITFSRDVALAREDLPLLRLDHPMIVGAMDLALSSERGNAAFMVDDGLSARSALLQAVYVLECVADRSLDAERFLPPQPIVVTIDTKLTERANFQPSDTSIRKAGDRNIEVPRYRKFLTKLVPPMLEKAEAAAALRAQANIAEAVTEARELLDAELARLRALQAINLSISEAEVTRVEEERAALLHALPQARLRLDAVRFVVSPDFLALR, from the coding sequence ATGTTCCTACCCGGTCAACGCTGGATTTCTACCGCCGAGCCTGAACTCGGCCTCGGTACTGTGCTGCGCGTCGAAGGACGTGGGGTGCAGGTGTTGTTCGCCAAGTCGGGCGTGTTGCGCCCTTACGCGGTGGATTCCGCCCCGTTGGTACGCGCGGAATTCCGCGCCGGGCAGCGGGTAGCCGGCAAGGGCATCGCCTTTCTGGTGGAACGGATCGAGGAGCGCGAGGGGTTGCTGGTCTATCGCGGCGAAGGTCGCGAGCTGCACGAAGGGCAGCTTGATGACGAACAGAGCGTCAGCCAGGCCGATGATCGGCTGATCGGCGGCCGCACCGATCCAGTGCACCATTTCGAACTGCGCCTGGAAGGTCTGAAGCGCCGTGCCCAAGCGCGCTGTTCACCCAGTTGGGGCCTTGGCGCGGCGCGCATCGGGCTGGTGCCGCATCAGCTTCGCGTGGCCAGTATTGCCGCATCGCGTCATCCGCCGCGCATCTTGCTCGCCGATGAAGTGGGCCTGGGCAAGACCATCGAGGCCGGCATAATCATCGCCCGCCAGATTGCCACGGGCCGTGTCTCGCGCGTACTGGTGCTGCTGCCGGATACGCTGGTCTATCAATGGTTCGTGGAATTGCTGCGGCGCTTCAACCTGAGCTTTGCGATCTACGACGAAGAACGCTGCGAAGCCGTCGAGCCATCCGATGGCGACCACAACCCGTTCGACGACGAACAGTTGATCATCGCCGATTTCAGCTTCCTCGAACACAGCCCCAAGCGTGCCAGTCAGTTGCTGGACGCGCACTGGGATCTGCTGGTGGTGGACGAGGCCCATCACCTTGCCTGGACACCTGAGGCAGCCAGCCCACGCTACACGTTGGTAGAGCAGCTCGCCGCGACCACACCAGGCGTGCTCCTGCTGACTGCCACGCCGGAGCAGTTGGGTCGCAGCGGCCACTTCGCGCGCCTGCGTCTGCTCGATCCGCAGCGCTATCACGACCTGGATCTCTATCTGGCCGAGTCCGAACGCTTCAAGTTGCTTTCACATATCGCAGACAAACTGCTGGAGCGTACGCCGCTGGAACCCGCCGAGCTGGAACAGCTTCGCAACGCCTTCGAAGGCGATGCGGTGCTGCAAGTCTGTCTGGCCGATACCACCAAGCCTGAGCACAGCCGCGACCTGGTCGCTGCGTTGATTGATCGCCATGGCACTGGCCGTTCGATGTTCCGCAATCGTCGCGCCAGCATCGGCGGTTTCCCCAAGCGCATGCCCGAATGGGAACTGATCGACGCCACCCCATTGGACGACAACACACGTCAGGCCTTGCTCGCCGAATTCCACGCCGATATCCAGCAACCGGTGCCGGTCATCGAAGTGGACTACACCGACGATCCACGCGTCGACACACTAGTCGCGTTGCTGGAACGCCATCCGCAAGACAAATTCCTGCTGATCTGCCGCAGCCAGGCCAAGGTGCTGGCGCTGGAAGAAGCCCTGCGCACGCGCACCGGCGCAGGCATTGCCCGCTTCCACGAAGGCTTGGGCATTGTGCAGCGCGATCGCAATGCGGCGTATTTCGCGCAGGCGGATGGTGCGCGATTGCTGATCTGCTCGGAGATCGGCTCGGAGGGCCGTAACTTCCAATTTGCACATCGCCTGGTGCTGTGGGACCTGCCGCTCGATCCGGACCTGCTGGAGCAACGCATCGGCCGCTTGGATCGCATCGGGCAAAAGCACGACATCGGCATCCACATCATCACTGCCACCGACAGTGCGCAACACGTGCTCGCACGCTGGTATCACGAAGGAGTGGATGCTTTCCGCACCAGCCCCGCCGATGGTCGTGAACTGCTGCGCCGTTTTGGCGAGCCACTGGCCAGGCTTGCTGACGAACACGCGCGCGGCGATGACCAGCGCGACCAGGAACTGGATGTGCTGCTGACCGAAACGCGCGCCAGCCACGAACAAATGGCCGAACTGATCCGCGCCGGCCGCGATCATCTGCTTGAGCTTGCCGCCAGCCGCGATCCGCATGCGGACGAACTGGCCCAGGCTTTCCGCCGGGAAGACGACAATCCTTCGCGCGACGCGTTCCAGCAGCGCCTGCTCGAGTCCTTCGGTATTCAGGCGGAAGAACTCGGCGGCAAGGTGGTCCTGCTCGATCCGCAATACCTGTCCACCGACGCCCTGCCCGGTTTCGCCGAGGGCCCGATGTCCATCACCTTCTCGCGCGATGTAGCACTGGCGCGTGAAGACCTACCGTTGCTGCGACTCGATCACCCCATGATCGTCGGAGCGATGGATCTGGCGCTTTCCAGCGAGCGTGGCAACGCCGCTTTCATGGTCGACGATGGACTGTCCGCACGTAGCGCGCTGCTGCAGGCTGTGTACGTGTTGGAGTGCGTGGCTGATCGCAGCCTTGATGCAGAACGCTTCCTGCCCCCCCAACCCATCGTCGTCACCATCGACACCAAGCTTACCGAACGCGCGAATTTCCAGCCTAGCGATACATCGATCCGCAAAGCCGGCGATCGCAACATCGAAGTACCGCGTTATCGCAAATTCCTCACCAAACTGGTACCGCCAATGCTGGAGAAAGCCGAAGCCGCTGCTGCGTTGCGTGCGCAGGCCAACATTGCCGAAGCCGTGACGGAAGCCAGAGAGCTGCTGGATGCAGAATTGGCGCGCCTGCGTGCGTTGCAAGCCATCAACCTGTCGATCAGCGAAGCGGAAGTGACCCGCGTGGAAGAAGAGCGCGCAGCTTTGCTCCATGCCTTGCCGCAAGCACGGCTGCGACTGGATGCGGTGCGGTTTGTGGTGAGTCCGGATTTTCTGGCATTGCGCTGA
- a CDS encoding M43 family zinc metalloprotease yields the protein MKFGRRSERLMGQPGISFHLNIPPSKDAVGMDVFKSQSWNHSMKKALLFLSLTLAVSTTVNADEVTRCSTVDPSPDVMAAITAKALATPHSNPPAVIKIAWHEIIKSDGTGAISTERMREQISDLNRSMQANGIPITFQLASWSEYTSDSWFSSCEDNQDMRDILAIAPQNYINVYSCSDASGSLGKASIPYFLQGDEGSKENFVYVNFNTLPGGEGPYAEGATLVHEIGHYLGLVHVFEIGYGVCAAGNNPLTGTGNWSGDFIMDTPPQSMPTAGCPMVAPSTCPGSQNSIHNYMDYSNDICLTTFTPGQRDLMYAATSLLRPTLWAGGGGAARASVLAPIKIP from the coding sequence CCGGCATTAGTTTTCATTTGAACATACCGCCCAGCAAAGATGCTGTTGGCATGGATGTGTTCAAGTCACAGAGCTGGAATCATTCTATGAAAAAAGCCTTGTTGTTTCTCTCGCTGACTCTGGCGGTCTCCACGACAGTAAATGCTGATGAGGTTACGCGATGTTCAACCGTCGACCCTTCTCCGGATGTGATGGCGGCCATCACAGCTAAAGCTTTGGCTACGCCCCATAGCAACCCGCCAGCAGTAATTAAGATTGCTTGGCATGAAATTATAAAAAGCGACGGGACAGGCGCTATCAGTACAGAAAGGATGAGAGAGCAGATCAGTGATCTCAACCGGAGCATGCAGGCAAACGGTATACCTATCACTTTTCAGCTCGCAAGTTGGAGCGAGTACACCTCCGATTCGTGGTTTTCTTCATGCGAAGACAATCAGGATATGCGCGATATCCTTGCGATAGCGCCGCAAAATTACATCAATGTTTACAGTTGCAGTGATGCATCTGGCTCGCTTGGCAAGGCTAGTATTCCCTACTTCCTCCAAGGCGATGAGGGATCAAAGGAAAATTTCGTATACGTCAATTTCAATACACTTCCTGGCGGGGAAGGACCTTATGCGGAAGGCGCTACGCTAGTGCATGAAATCGGTCACTATCTCGGTCTGGTGCATGTATTCGAGATCGGGTACGGAGTGTGCGCAGCGGGTAATAACCCTTTGACGGGTACAGGAAACTGGTCGGGTGACTTCATCATGGATACGCCACCTCAGAGTATGCCTACTGCAGGCTGCCCGATGGTTGCGCCTAGCACATGTCCGGGTTCGCAGAATTCGATCCATAACTACATGGATTACTCCAATGACATTTGCTTGACGACATTTACGCCTGGTCAGCGTGATCTTATGTATGCTGCTACCAGTTTGTTGCGTCCTACACTATGGGCTGGTGGTGGTGGGGCTGCACGCGCGTCTGTTCTGGCACCTATCAAAATTCCCTGA
- a CDS encoding transposase domain-containing protein — protein MLNKYRRFPYVDPYTCLADVLQRIGQHPNKRIEELTPRR, from the coding sequence ATGCTGAATAAGTATCGGCGTTTTCCCTATGTCGATCCCTACACCTGCCTGGCTGACGTGCTGCAACGTATCGGCCAGCACCCAAACAAGCGGATCGAAGAACTCACGCCAAGGCGCTGA